The genome window AGCCCGCCGGCTGGACCCTGCGCCATACCGGCGTCGCCACGCGGCACTATGCCGGCGCCGACGAACCGGCCACGGCGATGGGCGAACGCGCCGCGCGCGCGGCGCTGGACGCGGCGCAACTGCAGGCATCGCACATCGACTGCGTGATCAGCGCCTGCAGCCTGATGGAACAGGCGATTCCGTGCAGCGCGGCGCTGCTGCACGCGCGGCTGGGGCTGCAGGGCAGCGGCGTGCCGGCCTTCGACGTCAACGCCACCTGCCTGAGCTTCATCGCCGCGCTCGACCTGGCCGCCTGCGCGATCGCCGCCGGCCGTTACCAGCGCGTGCTGATCGTCTCCAGCGAGATCGCCAGCGTCGGCCTCAACCCGGACGATGCGGATACCGCACCGCTGTTCGGCGACGGCGCCGCCGCCGTGGTGCTCGGCGCCGGCGACGCCGACAGCGGCTCGCAGTTGCTGAGCGCGCGCCTGGAAACCTATTCCGAAGGCATCGACCACTGCCGCGTGCGTGCCGGCGGCACCCGCCTGCGCCTGGATCACGGCGTCGAGGCGCTGCGCGCCGGCTCGCAGTTCGAAATGAACGGCCGCGCCACCTACCGCCTCGCCGCGGCGAAGCTGCCCGGCTTCCTGCAGCGGCTGCTGGCGCAGGCCGGGGTCGAGCTGGCGCAGGTGCGGCGGATCGTGCCCCACCAGGCCAGCGCCAAGGCGCTGCGCCACCTGCGCGTCGCGCTGGGGCTGGCACCAGACGCGCTGGTTGAGATCATCGGCGACCACGGCAACCAGATGGCCGCGTCGATTCCCAGTGCGCTGCACCAGGCGATCCACAGCGGCCGCATCGTCCGCGGCGACCTGATCGGCCTGGTCGGCTCCGGCGCCGGGCTGGCGTTCGGCGGCGCGGTGCTGCGCTACTGACATGGCGCGCGTTCTCGTCACCGGTGCGTCCGGCTTCATCGGCGCCTACCTCGTGCGCGCCCTGGCCGACGCCGGCGTGCCGGTGCGCGCCAGCGGCCGCGACGCCGCCAAGCTGGCGGCCTTCGCCGGCGATCCGCGCATCGAGGTGCTGCGCGCCGACCTCTGCCGCGACGACCTGGCGCCGCTGCTGCACGGCTGCGACGCGGCGATCCACTGCGCCGCGCTGTCGGTACCGTGGGCCAGCGCCGAAACCTTCCACCTGGCCAACGTGGTCGCCACCGAACGCCTGCTCGCCGCCGCGTTGGCCACGCGCGTGCGCCGCTTCGTGCACTTCAGTTCGCCCAGCATCTACTTCCGCTTCGCCGACCAGTACCAGGTGCGCGAGGAATTCACCCCGCCGGCGCGCTGGATCGGCGGCTATCCGCAGACCAAGTGGGAAGCCGAGGAGAAGGTGCGCGCGGCCGCGGCGGCCGGGCTGCCGGCGGTGGTGCTGCGCCCGCGCGCGGTGTTCGGCCATGGCGACAACGCGATCGTGCCGCGGTTGCTGGCGGTGGCGCAGCGCGGCTGGTTCCCGCTGGTCCATGGCGGCCGCGCGATGATCGACGTGTGCTGCGTGGAGAACGCGGTGGCCGCGGCGCTGGCCGCGCTGCGCGCCGAGCACATCGGCGACGGCCGCGCCTACAACATCAGCAACGGCACGCCGATCGCGGTGCGCGACCTGCTGACCCAGCTGTTCGCGGCGCTGCGCCTGCGCGTGCGGCTGCTGCCGGTGCCACGCGGGCCGGCGCTGGCCTTGGCCGCGCTCGGCGAACAGATCGCGCTGCGCCGGCGCGGCCAGCCGGAGCCGCGGCTCAGCCGCTACGGCATCGGCGTGCTCGGTTATTCGCAGACGCTGGACATCGGCCGCGCGCGCCGCGAACTCGGCTATGCGCCGGTGCTGTCGACCGAGGCCGGGCTGGCCGCGCTGGGGCGGCCATGAGCGCGCCGCGGCTGCGCTGGCGGCTGTACGAGGCCGGCCACTGCACACATCCGGAGCGCGCCACGCGCCGCGGCGCGCCACTGGCGCCCTGCCCGTTCCCGGCGCTGGCGGCACTGCTGCAGCATCCGCAGCACGGCGAGCTGCTGTTCGACACCGGCTATGCCCGCCCCTTCTTCGACGCGACCGCGCGCTTTCCCGAACGCCTGTACCGCTGGCTGACCCCGGTGCGGCTGGCAGCCGGACAATCGCTGCGCGAACAGCTGGTCCGCGACGGCGTGGAGCCGGATGGCATCGGCTGGATCGTGCTGTCGCACTTCCATGGCGATCACGTCGGCGGCGTCGCCGAGTTTCCGCACGCACGCCTGGCCTGCGCGCAACAGGCCTGGGACGACCTGCAGCGCCGCGGCCGGCTGGGCGCGCTGCGCGAAGGCTTCCTGCCGGCGCTGCTGCACGGCGCGCGCCCGCGCATGCACTGGATCGAGTCGCTGCCGGCGGCGCCGCGCCCCACCGCACTGCACGACTTCGGCACGCCGCGCGACCTGTTCGGCGACGGCAGCGTGCTGCTGGTGCCGCTGCCCGGACATGCGCCGGGCCAGTACGGGCTGTGGTTCGAGGACGCGCAGGGTCCGGTGTTCCTGATCGCCGATGCGGCCTGGTCCAGCGCCGCGCTCGCCGACGGCACGCCGCCGCCGGCGCTGGTCACCCGCCTGCTCGGCGAGCATCGTGTGTACCGCGACACGCTGGCGCGGCTGCATGCGCTGCGCCAGGCCGAGCCAGGATTGCGCCTGGTGCCCTCGCATTGCCGGCAATGGCGGCCGGCGCCGCAGGCGCACGCCGATGGCTGAGGCGCCCGGCGTGCTGATCACCGGCGCGCGCGCGCCGGTCGCGCTGGACCTGGCGCGCCGCTTCGCCGCGCAGGGCTGGCGCGTGCACCTGGCCGACAGCGTCGCCAGCCGCATCTCCGGCTGGTCGCGCGCGGTCGCCGCGCATCACCGCATCGCGCCGGCGCGCGATGCCGCGCGCGCCTGGCTGGCCGATCTGAACGCGCTGCTGCTGCGCGAACGGATCGACCTGCTGGTGCCGACCTGCGAGGAGGTGTTCTACCTGGCCCGCTACCGCAGCGCGCTGCCCACGCAGTTGCAAATGCCGCTGCACGACTTCGACACGCTGCGCAGCTTGCACAGCAAGTACCACTTCATGGAACTGGCGCGCGGGCTGGACAGCGGGATCGAGGTCCCCGCCAGCGTGCGCGTGCGCAGCCTGGAACAGGCGCGCGCCTGGGCCGGTGCCGGATCGCTTGTGCTGAAGCCGGAGTTCTCCCGCTTCGGCGTGCATGTGCGGCTGTACCCGCACGGCGTGCCTGCCGATGCCACGCCGCTGTCCAATCAGGGCGACTGGGTCGCGCAGCGCTACTGCCCCGGCGAAGAGCGCTGCTCGTACGCGCTGGCGCGCGACGGCGTGCTGCTGGCGCATGCGGTGTACCGCCCGCGCTACCGGCTGCGGCGCAGTTCCAGCTACTACTTCGACGCCGCGCCGGACCCGCGGATCGAACGCTTCACCGCGCAGCTGGTGCAGGCGCTGCGCTTCAGCGGGCAGATCTCCTTCGACTGGATGGTGTCCGCGCAAGGGCGCTGCAGCGTGATCGAATGCAATCCGCGTGCGACCAGCGGCCTGCACCTGTTCGCCGCGACCGATCCGCTGGTGCCGTTGCTGTGCGGCGACGCGGGCGCGGCACAGGCGCCGCTGCGCCCGGCCGCGGACCGCGCGGCGATGCTGGGCGTGCTGATGCTGAGCGTGGCGCTGCCGGCGGCACTGGGCCATGGCCGGCTGCGACAGTGGCGCCAGGACTATGCGCGCGCCGAGGACGTGCTGGCGCCGCGCGGCGACCGCTGGCCGTTGGCCGGCGCGCTGCGCGACCTGGGCAGCCATGCGCGGCTGGCGCTGGCGCGGCGCTGCAGCGTGCGCGAGGCCGCCACCCGCGATACCGAATGGGACGGCGAGGCGCTGCCGCCGCCATGAGCGCCGACGCCGACGCCGCGGCCGCCGACTTCGCCGCGCAACTCCAGCGATTCGCCGCGCTGCATGCCGGCGGCGACGCGCAGCAGCTGGCCGACAACGCGCATGCGCGCATCGAAGTGCTGCAGGCCGACGCACTGGCGCTGCCGGTGACAGTGGCCGAGCGCCACCCGGGCAATGCCTGGGTGTGCTCGCCGCGCACCACCTATGCCGACTACGCCGCCGAGGAGGCCACGCGGCTGCTGCCGGGCGCGCTGGCCGCGCCGGTGCGCGGCCTGTGCGGTGGCATCGGCGCGTGGCTGGACTGGGCGCGGATCGACCGCGCGGTCACCCTCAACAACTGGCTGCTGTCCACCAACCTGTACCCGCCGCTGCCGCCGACCGGGCTGCGCGCGCTGCTGGACGCCGCGCGTGCGCGCTGGCCCGACCACGCGCTGTGGTTCCGTTCGCTCAATGCGGTGGACACGCCGCAGTGGCTGCAGGCGCTGCAGGCCGAAGGCTTCACCCTGATCGCCAGCCGCCAGGTGTACCTGTACGAGGACTGGCCGCGGTTGCTGCGCCACCGCGACCTGGCCCGCGACCTCAAGCTGGTCGATCGGCGCGACCTGCAGCGCTGCGGCAACGACGCCATCGGCGAGGCCGACTACCCGCGCATCGCCGCGCTGTATGCGCAGCTGTATCTGGAAAAATATTCGCGCTGCAATCCGGCCTACCACGCCGGCTTCCTGCGTGCCTGGCACCGCGCCGGGCTGCTGCGCTTGGACGGCTTCCGCGACGACGCCGGGCAGCTGGTGTGCATCACCGGCCTGTTCGGCATCGGCGGTACCGTCACCGCGCCGATCGTCGGCTACGACCTGCGCCTGCCGCAGCGGCTGGCGCTGTACCGCACCCTCACCGCCTGCGGCATCGACCATGCGCGGCGGCATGGCCAGCGCCTCAACCAGAGCGCCGGCGCGGCCAGCTTCAAGCGCCAACGCGGCGGCATGCCGGTCATCGAATACAGTGCGGTCGATGCGCGGCACCTGCCGTTGCGGCGGCGCCAGCCGATCGCCGCACTCGGCGCACTGACCCGGCGCATCGGCGTGCCGCTGATGCGCAGGTATCGGCTGTGAATGGCGCCCGCGCCACGCCGGGACACGCTCCGTAACCGTTTCCAGCACCGATCCTGAGGTGCGCGCAAGGTCGCGGGCAATGCCGCTGCCTTATACTTTTCCGCACCTGCAACATCCTATCGCCGCTGCGGCCCGGGACATCTGTGGAATGGATTGCGCATCTGACCCATGCCGGCACCTTGCTGATCGTCAATGCGTTGCTCGCGGCGCTGTCCTCGGCGATGTTCCTGGCGCTGTCCATCACCGGCCGCAAGGAACGGCACGCGCGCAGCCTGTTGCTGCTGGCGCTGAGCTACGGCGTCTTCGCCCTGGGCTTCGGCATCCTGCTGGCGCCGGTCTGGAACGTCACCGCGCCCTGGGTCAACCACACCGGCAACGTCACCCTGGACGTGGCCACCGCGTTGACGCTGGTGGCGGTGAACGCCTACCTGCAACGCCCGCTGCTGCAATGGACGCTGTTGGTGCCGGTCGCGCTGCTCTGCGCGCTGGAACTGTACAGCCTGCACTACGCCGGCCACGATCACCGGATCATGGTGATCTTCGGCGGCCTGGTGCGCGGCATGCTGACCGTGGCCACGGCGGTGGCGCTGTGGCGCCATGCCGCCAGCGTGATGCGCACGGCGGCGCGCTTCACCGCCGTCCTCCACTTCCTGTGGGCTGGCATGATCGGGCTGCGGATCGCCTGGTGGGCCTTCCATCCCGACATCGGTTTCAACTACGACCCGACCACCACCTTCGGCCTGCTCTCGCGCATCGTGCTGACCGCCAGCATCGCTCCCGGCATCCTGTGGATGCTGAGCCGCGAAATGAACGCGGAACTGGCGCGGCACGCGTCGCAGGATCCGCTCACCGGGGTGACCAACCGCCGGGTGATGTGGGAGCGCGGCGAGGCGGCGATGCTCGATGCCGGGCGCAAGCAGGCGTCGATCGCGGTGCTGATGATCGACGTGGACCATTTCAAGGCGATCAACGACCGCTTCGGCCATGCGATCGGCGACCAGGTGCTGGTCGCCATCGCGCAGACGCTGGCGCAGGACGTCCGCCTGCCCGACCTGTTGGCACGCATCGGCGGCGAGGAGTTCATGGTGCTGGTGCCGCAGGGCGACGAAGCGGGCGTGCGCGACCTCGCCGAGCGCCTGCGCCGGCGCATCGCGCAACAGCAGATCGACGCCGCGGCGGAGGCGCCGCTGGTATGCACGGTGAGCATCGGCTACTGCCTGTCACCAGGCGCGCAGGCGTCCTGGCAGACCCTGGTGCTGGCCGCCGACCAGGCGCTGTACGCGGCCAAGCGTGCCGGCCGCAACCGGATCGCCGGCACCACCGTCGCATGATCGCCCGCGGCCGGCGACACGCCATGCGCGCGATGCGGGCGACATGAACGCCTGGCATCCGTCCCTATACCGGCAATGGTTCGCCGTCGCCCCCGCGGCGGCGCTGCGACGGCGGCCGCTGGCGGTGTCGGTGATGGACCGGCATGCGGCGATCGCGCGCTGCGCCGACGGCGGCCTGCTGGCGCTGGAAGACCGGTGCCCGCACCGGCATGCGCCGCTGTCGGCCGGCTGCGCCACCGGCGACGGCCTGTCCTGTCCGTACCACGGCTGGCGCTTCGACCGCACCGGCGCGCTGCGCGAGATTCCCGGCCTGCCGCCCGGACAGGCGCCGCCGGCGGTCCGGGTGCGCGCCTTCGCCGCGCGCGAGCGCGACGGGCTGATCTGGCTGCGTCCCGATCCCGAGGGCGCGGACGCGCCGTCGCAGCTGGTGCAGGCGTTGCAGCCGTCGGCGCGGCGGTTCCTGTGGCGCACGCGCTGGGACGCGCACGTGGTCGATGCGCTGGAAAACTTCCTGGACCCGCTGCACACCCACCTGCTGCATCCGGGGCTGGTGCGGCGCGGCGGCGCGCGCACCGCCATGCGCGCCGAACTGCGCCACACCGACGAGGGCTTCCACGTGGACTACCGCGGCACCGCGGCGCAGAGCGGCTGGCTGTACCGGCTGTTCGAGTCGCCGCGCATCCTGGAACGCGCGCATTTCGCCGCTCCCGGCAGCGCGCAGATCGAATACCGCTACGCGCGCGGCGGCCGCGTGCGGATCAGCCTGCACTTCACCCCGCGCGATGTGCGCAGCACCGATGTCTTCGCCAGCCTGCACGTGGAGGGACGCTGGGCGCCGGCGTGGGCGGTGCGCCTGCTGGTGTGGCCGCTGCTGCGCCGGGTCGGCGAGCAGGACCGGCGCATGCTCGCCCTGCAGTCGCGCAACCTGCAACGCTACCCGGGCGCGCGCGGCGCCTCCACCGCGCTGGACCTGGTGCGCGACCCGCTGCGCCGCTACTGGGAAGGCGAGGCGCTGCCGACACCCGGCAGCGGCCACGACGTGGACCTCATGCTGTGACCGCGCCGAGCTGCTGCAGCACCTCCGCCAGCGGCAGCGGACGCCCGAGCAGATAGCCCTGCACC of Xanthomonas sacchari contains these proteins:
- a CDS encoding 3-oxoacyl-[acyl-carrier-protein] synthase III C-terminal domain-containing protein, with the translated sequence MSVHTSRSRPIALRILGTGEYLPAQQVPAETFDRRWGKPAGWTLRHTGVATRHYAGADEPATAMGERAARAALDAAQLQASHIDCVISACSLMEQAIPCSAALLHARLGLQGSGVPAFDVNATCLSFIAALDLAACAIAAGRYQRVLIVSSEIASVGLNPDDADTAPLFGDGAAAVVLGAGDADSGSQLLSARLETYSEGIDHCRVRAGGTRLRLDHGVEALRAGSQFEMNGRATYRLAAAKLPGFLQRLLAQAGVELAQVRRIVPHQASAKALRHLRVALGLAPDALVEIIGDHGNQMAASIPSALHQAIHSGRIVRGDLIGLVGSGAGLAFGGAVLRY
- a CDS encoding NAD-dependent epimerase/dehydratase family protein codes for the protein MARVLVTGASGFIGAYLVRALADAGVPVRASGRDAAKLAAFAGDPRIEVLRADLCRDDLAPLLHGCDAAIHCAALSVPWASAETFHLANVVATERLLAAALATRVRRFVHFSSPSIYFRFADQYQVREEFTPPARWIGGYPQTKWEAEEKVRAAAAAGLPAVVLRPRAVFGHGDNAIVPRLLAVAQRGWFPLVHGGRAMIDVCCVENAVAAALAALRAEHIGDGRAYNISNGTPIAVRDLLTQLFAALRLRVRLLPVPRGPALALAALGEQIALRRRGQPEPRLSRYGIGVLGYSQTLDIGRARRELGYAPVLSTEAGLAALGRP
- a CDS encoding MBL fold metallo-hydrolase; the protein is MSAPRLRWRLYEAGHCTHPERATRRGAPLAPCPFPALAALLQHPQHGELLFDTGYARPFFDATARFPERLYRWLTPVRLAAGQSLREQLVRDGVEPDGIGWIVLSHFHGDHVGGVAEFPHARLACAQQAWDDLQRRGRLGALREGFLPALLHGARPRMHWIESLPAAPRPTALHDFGTPRDLFGDGSVLLVPLPGHAPGQYGLWFEDAQGPVFLIADAAWSSAALADGTPPPALVTRLLGEHRVYRDTLARLHALRQAEPGLRLVPSHCRQWRPAPQAHADG
- a CDS encoding ATP-grasp domain-containing protein produces the protein MAEAPGVLITGARAPVALDLARRFAAQGWRVHLADSVASRISGWSRAVAAHHRIAPARDAARAWLADLNALLLRERIDLLVPTCEEVFYLARYRSALPTQLQMPLHDFDTLRSLHSKYHFMELARGLDSGIEVPASVRVRSLEQARAWAGAGSLVLKPEFSRFGVHVRLYPHGVPADATPLSNQGDWVAQRYCPGEERCSYALARDGVLLAHAVYRPRYRLRRSSSYYFDAAPDPRIERFTAQLVQALRFSGQISFDWMVSAQGRCSVIECNPRATSGLHLFAATDPLVPLLCGDAGAAQAPLRPAADRAAMLGVLMLSVALPAALGHGRLRQWRQDYARAEDVLAPRGDRWPLAGALRDLGSHARLALARRCSVREAATRDTEWDGEALPPP
- a CDS encoding GGDEF domain-containing protein — its product is MEWIAHLTHAGTLLIVNALLAALSSAMFLALSITGRKERHARSLLLLALSYGVFALGFGILLAPVWNVTAPWVNHTGNVTLDVATALTLVAVNAYLQRPLLQWTLLVPVALLCALELYSLHYAGHDHRIMVIFGGLVRGMLTVATAVALWRHAASVMRTAARFTAVLHFLWAGMIGLRIAWWAFHPDIGFNYDPTTTFGLLSRIVLTASIAPGILWMLSREMNAELARHASQDPLTGVTNRRVMWERGEAAMLDAGRKQASIAVLMIDVDHFKAINDRFGHAIGDQVLVAIAQTLAQDVRLPDLLARIGGEEFMVLVPQGDEAGVRDLAERLRRRIAQQQIDAAAEAPLVCTVSIGYCLSPGAQASWQTLVLAADQALYAAKRAGRNRIAGTTVA
- a CDS encoding Rieske 2Fe-2S domain-containing protein; protein product: MNAWHPSLYRQWFAVAPAAALRRRPLAVSVMDRHAAIARCADGGLLALEDRCPHRHAPLSAGCATGDGLSCPYHGWRFDRTGALREIPGLPPGQAPPAVRVRAFAARERDGLIWLRPDPEGADAPSQLVQALQPSARRFLWRTRWDAHVVDALENFLDPLHTHLLHPGLVRRGGARTAMRAELRHTDEGFHVDYRGTAAQSGWLYRLFESPRILERAHFAAPGSAQIEYRYARGGRVRISLHFTPRDVRSTDVFASLHVEGRWAPAWAVRLLVWPLLRRVGEQDRRMLALQSRNLQRYPGARGASTALDLVRDPLRRYWEGEALPTPGSGHDVDLML